One genomic region from Candidatus Obscuribacterales bacterium encodes:
- a CDS encoding 23S rRNA (pseudouridine(1915)-N(3))-methyltransferase RlmH produces the protein VKKGWIQQGIQEYWKRLPELSITEIKDSTPAKEAQKVRSLLQSQDRVIVLSEWGKGYTSLEFADFIRQAGATPLAFIIGGPDGVGEEMRAQADHLISLSPMTFTHEMARLFLVEQLYRAKAILNNTGYHK, from the coding sequence GGTGAAGAAAGGCTGGATTCAGCAAGGTATCCAGGAGTATTGGAAGCGGTTGCCGGAGTTGAGTATTACGGAAATTAAAGACTCGACGCCGGCGAAGGAGGCCCAAAAGGTGCGATCGCTCCTCCAGTCTCAAGACAGGGTGATTGTGCTATCGGAATGGGGCAAGGGCTACACCTCGTTAGAATTTGCTGACTTTATTCGCCAAGCCGGAGCCACGCCCCTCGCCTTTATCATCGGTGGGCCGGACGGCGTTGGAGAAGAGATGCGAGCCCAGGCCGATCACCTAATCAGCCTATCGCCCATGACCTTTACCCATGAGATGGCGCGGCTATTTTTGGTCGAACAACTCTACCGAGCTAAAGCTATTCTCAATAACACCGGCTACCATAAGTAA